A stretch of DNA from Ciona intestinalis unplaced genomic scaffold, KH HT000098.2, whole genome shotgun sequence:
TGACATCACCCGACACCAGAATCACTTATGTAACAACTGGTGTGTTTCTTCGTCGTATAATCATGTCAAAAAGCTTAAACGAATTCACTCATATCATTTTGGACGAAGTGCACGAACGAGATCAAGAAACTGACCTTGCAATGCTTTTGGTTCGAAAACTTCTCAACTACAATTCCAAATCAGTGAAGGTTATCCTTATGTCGGCAACTTTTGACATGAACGAGTTATCAGACTACTTTGGTTCTTGCATTTATGGAAAAGTCATTAAAGCACCCACTCTAAAAATTGCAGGCGAAATGTTCACAGTAACCGAACATTATGCAGATGAACTCACACCACTTGGTTGCCCCATGCCAGCTTGTGATCTTGCAAATCCTGAAGTTTTGGACGAGGCTTATACACTTGCTGATAAAATCATTGCTCACTTTGATAAGCTTGAAACCGGCCTGCAAACTCCTCAAGCTACGATGTCCATGGATTCTTCGAAAAGAGGATCTGTACTTGTGTTTTTACCAGGTATACATGATtggataattttaaattttgtttaaagccaatatttaaaaattatggttTAACCAATGAACCAAAtctattttgaaattttattgtaGGCTGTATAAGATTATATTGATAAATAATTACTAAAATTACAAGCCGATTGGTACTCCTTTAACAGTTAGTTTTCTTTGTGAAATACACTACATTCAGTAAAATTTGGATCTAATTTCtatacatcatatatatatatatatatacaattatttttctttgtttagcaccctattgtttatattaaacacaagCGGAACCatgatgtttaatttatgttcCAGGTATTCATGAAATTCGGGAGTTGGAGCGGATcttgaaaattgaaaaagaGAATAGAAGGTATCAGATAATCCCTCTGCATTCCAGCATTACTTTGGAGGAACAAAGTCTTGTGTTCTCCAAACCCAAACTAGGTTTCCGGAAGATTATTCTTTCTACCAACATCGCTGAAAGCTCGATCACCGTACCAGATGTGAAGTATGTCATCGATTTCTGCTTGACTAAGTGCATGGTGTGTGATCTTGATACCAACTACCAAAGCTTGAGACTGCAGTGGGCGTCTAAGGCAAGTGGAAAGCAGAGATCAGGTCGTGCAGGACGTGTATCCAACGGAAAAGTTTATCGTCTTGTGTCTAGGAATTTCTGGTCAACAAACATTGCAGAATATGGCATTCCTGAAATGCAACGTTGCTCTCTTGAAAGTGCTATTCTTAAAGTCAAGCTGCTAGGAATGGGTGCTCCCAAGTCAGTATTGTCGCTTGCATTGTCACCTCCAGACCTACACAACATCGGACGTACGGTTCTGCTTCTCAAAGAAATTGGTGCACTGTCAACAACAATTGAACAGAAAGTTTATGATGGAAAGCTTACATTTGTTGGTAAGGTACTTGCAGCTTTGCCTCTTGACATGCGTCTGGGAAAGCTACTTATTCTTGGTTATGTATTTGGTTGTCTGGATCAGTGTTTGATAATTGCTGCCTCTCTTGCCAAGTCAAGCTTCCTTGCCACACCATACTACCTAGAGTTGGAATCCTTTAAGCAGAAGCTAACATGGGCTAAAGGAAGCTTCAGTGACTGCATTGCCATGCTAAATGCCTACCAGATGTGGGAGAGCTGCAGTAGATCAAGTATCTTCAGAAGGAAGAGTGATGAGATGGAttggggtaaaaaaaactttattcagATCCGGAAGGTTCATGATGTCCACACCTTAGTAGATGAGCTTCGAGATCGTTTGAGCCAATTTAACATTCGTTCCAATGATTTGTGTTTTTGGTCATCTCAGGGTAAAAAGGAATGTGAGCTTATTCTTAAAGTGATAATGTCTGGGGCATTTTATCCCAATTACTTTGAGCTGCTTCCATCTGACGGAGATGTTGCTTCAAAAGAGATGTGCCTGCTCGATCCAACCACAACTGTAATGTTTCGTGGCTTTCCTCCTAACTGTGGTGGATTGTTGTTCAAAGATTCCATCATTGAAAACACCAAGGGATGTGGAAAAGCTAAGAAATTGTACTACGATGGTTCCAAAGCATTTATTGAGTTTGAAAAAGATACGACCATTGAAACGAAGGATGTCTACCCAGCTGTATACCTGGCAAGCCGATTAAGCAACTCAATGCGACcattacaattctttaaaagttatgaacTTGCTCCCGAAAACAACGACTCTAAAATTTTTCTATATGAGGATGCACAGAAAAAAAGGTACAGACAAGAAGTAATGAAACCAAGCGGTATGGTCTGGTTCCCTATTTTTGTGACCCACATAAACTCAGTCTCTTGTTTTTGGGGTTACAAAGCATTgtcaaaaaataatgaaataatggACACTATTGAAAACATGGTTGCTGATTGCTATGCAAGGTATTCTACTACAGAAGTTATACCGGTAATGGACAAGCTGTTTCTTATAGCTTTAACTTACAACAACGTAACACAGCATTACAGAGCTGTGATTACCAGAATAACACCTTCAATTTCAGTTTGGTGTGTCGACTACGGCAACAGTGTGTACAATGTGGACATATGTTCATTATGCAAAGTATCCCCACAATTGGAGCAGATACCATTTCAAGCCATAGCCTTCCGAATGCGCGGTGTGCAGCAGCTGGAATATGTACCGGCTTTAAAGACTAAATCTTTTATTTTGGAAGCGGTTCAGTCATCCAAGGGCATCATGATGGCAAAAGTATATTCTGTATCCGCTGGCACTGTGAATGTGGATCTGTTCACCAAAGACGATCGGTACATCAACGAGCTATTGGTTACGAATGGCTTGTGTGAGTTTGCAAATGAGAGCAAGGTATCAGAGATAAGCCACAAGAGTTGGAAGATGGCAGAAGAGGAACATGTGGTAGATGAAGAATTGTTTGCTCAAAAACATCCCGGCATGTGGCACGAACTTGATCAAAGTATAAGAGTTCCTACAAAAAGAAAACTGCATTACCAACGAATACATGGCCCGAGGTCG
This window harbors:
- the LOC100179896 gene encoding ATP-dependent RNA helicase TDRD9-like; this encodes MANRYLRPELTNEEVHEWFASVDGKVKSRPNFPAILFTGRGIVRKKTSTQSAENPSYCVAHGKDACFEDESTVYEDTLLESADMEQLDLETLPPLIDFSKYYDNPESLEVYRHYNFTHDYNPNLPTTEHRKKILAIIEQQPVSIIEGCTGSGKTTQIPQFILDEAARKEKYCNILVTQPRKIAAISIARRVSQERDWQVGGLVGYQVGLDKMTSPDTRITYVTTGVFLRRIIMSKSLNEFTHIILDEVHERDQETDLAMLLVRKLLNYNSKSVKVILMSATFDMNELSDYFGSCIYGKVIKAPTLKIAGEMFTVTEHYADELTPLGCPMPACDLANPEVLDEAYTLADKIIAHFDKLETGLQTPQATMSMDSSKRGSVLVFLPGIHEIRELERILKIEKENRRYQIIPLHSSITLEEQSLVFSKPKLGFRKIILSTNIAESSITVPDVKYVIDFCLTKCMVCDLDTNYQSLRLQWASKASGKQRSGRAGRVSNGKVYRLVSRNFWSTNIAEYGIPEMQRCSLESAILKVKLLGMGAPKSVLSLALSPPDLHNIGRTVLLLKEIGALSTTIEQKVYDGKLTFVGKVLAALPLDMRLGKLLILGYVFGCLDQCLIIAASLAKSSFLATPYYLELESFKQKLTWAKGSFSDCIAMLNAYQMWESCSRSSIFRRKSDEMDWGKKNFIQIRKVHDVHTLVDELRDRLSQFNIRSNDLCFWSSQGKKECELILKVIMSGAFYPNYFELLPSDGDVASKEMCLLDPTTTVMFRGFPPNCGGLLFKDSIIENTKGCGKAKKLYYDGSKAFIEFEKDTTIETKDVYPAVYLASRLSNSMRPLQFFKSYELAPENNDSKIFLYEDAQKKRYRQEVMKPSGMVWFPIFVTHINSVSCFWGYKALSKNNEIMDTIENMVADCYARYSTTEVIPVMDKLFLIALTYNNVTQHYRAVITRITPSISVWCVDYGNSVYNVDICSLCKVSPQLEQIPFQAIAFRMRGVQQLEYVPALKTKSFILEAVQSSKGIMMAKVYSVSAGTVNVDLFTKDDRYINELLVTNGLCEFANESKVSEISHKSWKMAEEEHVVDEELFAQKHPGMWHELDQSIRVPTKRKLHYQRIHGPRSPFEGSFSSLMKVGRCRKVRVDRNSINSFAINLSREKTGGSVMMSAAEIGINQSGTTMLARSTTMLPSINGLRSLLLLIFCPIMELRVDVEEQHYTGAICGLGAAKMCNGEWRSILPDHDIEVVFDTKITSQDVIDVNSIRMMINMAVGSQESILGGQAIHRLQGNARKKLLDLISKERQLITQDNMMHSYKWRLNPKSKIVPHHISDSEADKKDFYRLHDGVLLKQTKKPNPYQPSYM